From Nitrospirota bacterium, the proteins below share one genomic window:
- a CDS encoding restriction endonuclease subunit S translates to MSEGWPEKPLSELATITMGQSPESSCINASERGLPFLQGCAEFGARVPSATSHCSPPLRVAKSGSVLISVRAPVGTTNLADQDYCIGRGLGAVSARQDLADNVFLLHAIEQNVGFLHRRSQGSTFLAVGAKELSALPVPAISLRIQRRIAEILSTVDETIEQTEALIAKYQQIKAGLMHDLFTRGLTPDGRLRPTRAQAPHLYKDSPLGWIPKEWECLSIGELFTRRVERGKAGLPVMAITMYGGLVERDSVDRRIESKLSPEGHLLVRRGDIAYNMMRMWQGVLGRAQYDCLVSPAYIVLTPSPSVDSAFAEYLLSNNAAVAMFKRRSYGVVDDRLRLYFRDLIRIQLAVPRKINEQIAISERLMRMDETIKRMVASVEKLRQLKHGLMHDLLTGRVRVRVADSAGG, encoded by the coding sequence ATGAGTGAGGGCTGGCCTGAAAAGCCTCTGAGTGAACTGGCCACAATTACAATGGGCCAGTCTCCGGAGTCATCGTGCATCAACGCATCTGAGCGCGGCCTTCCATTTCTTCAAGGCTGTGCGGAGTTCGGAGCAAGAGTCCCTTCCGCCACGTCTCATTGTTCACCGCCGCTTCGCGTTGCGAAATCAGGTTCGGTCTTGATTAGCGTCAGGGCCCCAGTTGGGACGACCAACCTTGCAGACCAAGATTATTGCATCGGTCGTGGTCTTGGAGCCGTTTCAGCCAGGCAGGACTTGGCAGACAATGTCTTCCTTCTCCATGCCATCGAGCAAAATGTCGGGTTCCTGCACCGACGCAGTCAAGGATCTACGTTTCTTGCAGTCGGGGCAAAGGAGTTGTCGGCACTTCCAGTGCCGGCGATATCGTTGAGAATCCAACGCCGGATTGCTGAAATTCTTTCGACGGTGGACGAGACGATCGAGCAGACGGAGGCGCTGATTGCGAAGTATCAGCAGATCAAGGCGGGGCTGATGCACGACCTTTTCACCCGTGGCCTCACCCCCGACGGCCGCCTCCGCCCCACCCGCGCCCAAGCCCCCCACCTCTACAAAGATTCCCCCCTCGGCTGGATTCCGAAAGAGTGGGAATGCCTCTCCATAGGAGAATTATTCACACGGCGGGTTGAACGAGGAAAGGCAGGGTTGCCAGTAATGGCCATAACGATGTATGGCGGCCTTGTCGAACGAGATTCAGTCGATCGGCGAATAGAAAGCAAGCTTTCCCCCGAAGGTCATCTGCTCGTTCGGCGTGGTGATATTGCCTATAACATGATGCGCATGTGGCAGGGTGTATTGGGACGGGCGCAATACGATTGTCTTGTAAGTCCAGCTTACATCGTTTTGACACCCTCCCCCAGTGTTGATTCAGCATTTGCTGAATACTTGTTATCCAACAATGCCGCCGTCGCGATGTTCAAAAGACGTTCATACGGAGTAGTGGATGATCGCTTACGCCTTTACTTTCGAGATCTCATCCGCATTCAGCTTGCAGTCCCACGGAAAATCAATGAACAAATTGCAATTTCAGAACGTTTAATGAGGATGGATGAAACAATTAAGCGAATGGTTGCCAGTGTGGAGAAGCTTCGGCAACTCAAGCACGGCCTCATGCACGACCTCCTGACCGGCCGCGTGCGCGTGCGGGTGGCTGACTCGGCGGGCGGGTAA
- a CDS encoding zeta toxin family protein gives MTAPQPPRIYVIAGVNGAGKSSLAGATFRERGSDYYNPDEVARALRAANPALSQADANGEAWRQGVRLLKRAIQERLDFAFETTLGGRTIPRLLAQAASQGMAIHVWYVGLSGPDLHVARVRSRVRQGGHDVPEEDIRRRYERSRLNLIALLPRLAALRVFDNSAEADPAAGKVPKPRLILDVEGTTILGPPDLAHTPDWAKPIVAAALKLSIQ, from the coding sequence ATGACCGCCCCGCAGCCGCCGCGCATCTACGTGATCGCCGGCGTGAACGGCGCGGGCAAGAGCAGCCTGGCCGGCGCCACGTTTCGGGAACGGGGAAGCGACTACTACAACCCGGACGAGGTCGCCCGCGCATTGAGAGCGGCGAATCCCGCCCTCTCCCAGGCGGACGCCAACGGCGAAGCGTGGCGCCAGGGCGTGCGCCTGCTGAAACGGGCGATCCAGGAGCGCCTGGATTTCGCCTTCGAGACGACCCTCGGCGGGAGGACGATCCCGCGCCTCCTCGCGCAGGCCGCCTCGCAGGGCATGGCGATCCATGTCTGGTACGTGGGCCTGTCCGGTCCGGACCTGCACGTCGCCCGCGTGCGGTCCCGAGTCCGCCAAGGCGGCCACGACGTTCCCGAGGAAGACATCCGCCGGCGCTACGAGCGCAGCCGGCTGAACCTCATCGCGCTCCTGCCCCGCCTCGCCGCCCTGCGGGTGTTCGACAACAGCGCCGAAGCCGATCCCGCCGCCGGCAAGGTGCCGAAGCCCAGGCTGATCCTAGACGTGGAAGGGACCACGATCCTCGGCCCGCCGGACCTTGCCCATACGCCGGACTGGGCCAAGCCGATCGTCGCCGCCGCGCTGAAACTGTCCATACAGTAG
- a CDS encoding type II toxin-antitoxin system Phd/YefM family antitoxin, producing the protein MSKLTFRNSLGELVDIPTVAATKVKNEFGTILEQAAHGGAVAITRHDAPKAVLLSFDEFESLVKERSRTLQDLGSAFDALLARMQTPKARKGMAAAFHASPAQLGRAAVKAARKDRRTAHKGPRRTPLPRAAK; encoded by the coding sequence ATGTCCAAGCTGACGTTCAGAAATAGCCTGGGCGAACTCGTGGATATTCCGACCGTGGCGGCCACCAAAGTCAAGAACGAGTTCGGGACGATCCTCGAGCAAGCCGCGCATGGCGGGGCGGTCGCCATCACGCGCCACGACGCGCCCAAGGCCGTGCTGCTCTCATTCGACGAGTTCGAATCGCTGGTCAAAGAACGTTCCCGTACGCTCCAGGATCTCGGCTCGGCGTTCGACGCGCTGCTGGCCCGCATGCAGACGCCGAAAGCCAGAAAGGGCATGGCGGCCGCGTTCCACGCCTCTCCCGCTCAGCTCGGCCGCGCCGCCGTCAAGGCCGCGCGGAAGGATCGCCGGACAGCGCACAAGGGTCCCCGCCGGACTCCCCTCCCGCGCGCCGCGAAATGA
- a CDS encoding type I restriction endonuclease subunit R: MSEYLHVERPFLDQLAALGWTVVDQGPGVIPSDPAASLRGTFREWLLPDVFRHAVRAINRTEDGGEWLTAGQLDDLRDQLLRQPNRTLLEANEAVQKLLFKAQVDVNELTGEPDPVVQLIDFAHPERNQFHAINQFRIDTPGCVKRCIIPDIVLFVNGIPLVVVEAKIGDPNTANPLHAAFVQLLRYRNARPETAAAGLREGEPRLFHSNLLLVRTCGEQAEFGTITSDSEHFYAWKDIWPERRRVYRPPLGIEREQERLIQGLLAPDTLLAVLRTCTVFMDTDDGQRVKVVCRYQQYRAARRIVERLRTGKTAEERSGVVWHTQGSGKSLTMVFVARMLRVSTDLADFKIVMVNDRVDLEEQLAATARLIGGKVHVIESTAQLREHLSSDASDVNMVMVHKFMERPEALPLMVAETLAAYGKPPRAETFGVVNRSERILLMIDEAHRTQSSDLGDNLFEAFPNATRIAFTGTPLITEQHGMKRTVKRFGEYIDTYKLMDSVHDHATLQILYEGRTADTALKDKHGFETKFEDLFKERTEEELLAIKKKYGTSGDILEAENRIRAIARDLVDHYIDNILPDGFKAQVVCHSKLAAIRYQAAIRAALAERLSREKSAPTPDADLIRRIAFLKAAVVVSAEPTNELAAITAARREAKAWNAVENFCKPFDFNDPDKALSGIAFLIVCDMLLTGFDAPVEQVMYLDKRLREHNLLQAIARVNRVAKGKHRGFIVDYIGLANHLTYALSIYAEEDAQDIQQGLKNLLTELPILEERYHRLLQHFRSAGVTEIEAFVTGAPSTPKAEVAVVHAAVGAMQDIKRRTDFEVYLRKFLQSLNLILPHEAGHAYRGPARRFGYLLRMVKERYKDDSLDIADAGAKVKALINEHLIDLGIDPKIPPIELLSPDFMAHVQKHAAGDPEAKASEMEHAIRKHCTVHFDEDPAFYKRLSDKLENLIQEHKNNWEALAEGYEQLRTEALAGRTEAAEGLTKEATTFYDYVVQLAFDGGDVPADRRQRLKELMSRIVEILQETIGIIDFWKKPIEVKKLRGHIDTEILLSNIPQVVARHERIAVEIVKLAERRHNQLTQ; encoded by the coding sequence ATGTCCGAATACCTCCATGTCGAAAGGCCGTTCCTGGACCAGCTCGCTGCGCTGGGCTGGACGGTCGTTGACCAAGGGCCGGGGGTGATCCCCTCCGATCCGGCGGCCAGCCTGCGCGGGACCTTCCGCGAGTGGCTGCTGCCCGACGTGTTCCGCCACGCCGTCCGGGCCATCAACCGCACCGAGGACGGCGGAGAGTGGCTGACCGCCGGCCAGCTCGACGACCTGCGCGACCAGCTTTTGCGCCAGCCCAATCGCACGCTGCTGGAAGCCAACGAGGCGGTGCAGAAGCTTCTCTTCAAGGCCCAGGTGGACGTGAACGAACTCACCGGGGAGCCCGATCCGGTCGTGCAGTTGATTGATTTCGCCCACCCGGAACGGAACCAGTTTCACGCCATCAACCAGTTCCGCATTGATACGCCAGGCTGCGTGAAGCGCTGCATCATCCCGGACATCGTGCTCTTCGTGAACGGCATCCCGCTGGTGGTGGTGGAGGCGAAGATCGGCGACCCGAATACGGCCAATCCGCTGCACGCGGCCTTCGTGCAACTGCTGCGCTACCGGAACGCCCGTCCCGAAACGGCTGCCGCCGGATTGCGCGAGGGCGAGCCGCGCTTGTTCCATTCCAACCTGTTGCTGGTCCGCACCTGCGGGGAGCAGGCGGAGTTCGGCACGATCACCTCCGACTCGGAGCACTTCTATGCCTGGAAGGACATTTGGCCGGAGCGCCGCCGCGTCTACCGCCCGCCGCTCGGCATCGAGCGGGAGCAGGAGCGGCTGATCCAGGGGCTGCTCGCCCCCGACACACTGCTGGCCGTGCTCCGCACCTGCACCGTCTTCATGGACACGGACGACGGCCAGCGCGTGAAGGTGGTCTGCCGGTATCAGCAATACCGCGCCGCCCGCCGCATCGTGGAACGTCTGCGCACGGGGAAGACGGCGGAGGAACGGTCCGGGGTCGTGTGGCACACGCAGGGCTCGGGCAAGTCCCTCACGATGGTCTTCGTCGCCCGCATGCTCCGCGTCTCGACGGACCTCGCGGACTTCAAGATCGTGATGGTCAACGACCGCGTTGATCTGGAAGAACAGCTTGCCGCCACTGCCCGGCTGATCGGCGGGAAGGTGCACGTCATCGAGAGCACGGCCCAGCTCCGGGAACACCTGAGCAGCGACGCCTCCGACGTGAACATGGTGATGGTCCACAAGTTCATGGAGCGGCCGGAAGCCCTGCCGCTGATGGTGGCCGAGACGCTGGCCGCGTACGGCAAGCCGCCCAGGGCCGAGACCTTCGGAGTCGTCAACCGATCGGAACGGATTTTGCTCATGATCGACGAGGCGCACCGGACGCAAAGTTCCGACTTGGGCGATAACCTGTTCGAGGCGTTTCCCAATGCGACCCGCATCGCCTTCACCGGCACGCCGCTCATCACCGAACAGCACGGCATGAAGCGGACGGTGAAGCGCTTTGGCGAGTATATCGACACCTACAAGCTGATGGATTCCGTCCACGACCACGCGACGCTGCAAATCCTCTACGAGGGCCGGACGGCGGATACAGCGCTCAAGGACAAGCACGGCTTCGAAACGAAGTTCGAGGACCTGTTCAAGGAGCGCACCGAGGAAGAATTGCTGGCCATCAAGAAGAAATACGGCACGAGCGGCGACATTCTCGAAGCCGAGAACCGCATCAGGGCCATCGCGCGCGATTTGGTGGACCATTACATCGACAACATCCTGCCCGACGGCTTCAAGGCACAGGTGGTCTGTCACTCCAAGCTGGCAGCGATCCGATACCAAGCCGCCATCCGGGCGGCGCTGGCCGAGCGGCTGAGCCGCGAGAAGAGCGCGCCCACGCCCGATGCCGATTTGATTCGGCGCATCGCGTTCCTGAAGGCGGCGGTGGTGGTGTCGGCCGAGCCGACCAACGAACTGGCCGCGATTACCGCCGCACGCAGGGAGGCGAAGGCGTGGAATGCGGTCGAGAACTTCTGCAAGCCCTTCGACTTCAACGACCCGGACAAAGCCCTCAGCGGCATCGCCTTCCTCATCGTGTGCGACATGCTGCTGACCGGTTTCGACGCGCCGGTCGAGCAGGTCATGTACCTCGACAAGCGGCTGCGCGAGCACAACCTGCTGCAAGCCATCGCCCGCGTGAACCGGGTCGCCAAGGGCAAGCACCGGGGCTTTATCGTGGACTACATCGGGCTGGCCAATCACCTGACCTACGCGCTGTCCATCTACGCGGAGGAAGATGCCCAAGACATCCAGCAAGGGCTGAAGAATCTGCTCACGGAACTGCCGATCCTCGAAGAGCGGTATCACCGGCTCCTCCAACACTTCCGGTCGGCCGGCGTGACGGAGATCGAGGCCTTCGTCACGGGAGCACCATCCACGCCGAAAGCCGAGGTCGCCGTGGTGCATGCGGCGGTGGGCGCGATGCAGGACATCAAGCGCCGGACCGACTTTGAAGTGTATCTGAGGAAGTTCCTCCAGAGCCTGAACCTGATCCTCCCGCACGAGGCCGGACATGCCTACCGTGGTCCGGCGCGACGTTTCGGCTATCTGCTCCGTATGGTCAAGGAACGCTACAAGGACGACTCCCTCGACATCGCCGATGCCGGCGCGAAGGTGAAGGCGCTCATCAACGAGCATCTGATTGACCTCGGCATCGACCCAAAGATTCCGCCCATCGAATTGCTCTCCCCCGATTTCATGGCGCACGTGCAGAAGCATGCCGCTGGCGACCCCGAGGCCAAGGCCAGCGAGATGGAGCACGCCATCCGCAAGCACTGTACGGTGCACTTCGATGAAGACCCGGCCTTCTACAAGCGCCTGAGCGACAAGCTGGAGAACCTGATCCAGGAGCACAAAAATAACTGGGAAGCCCTGGCGGAAGGCTATGAGCAGCTCCGGACCGAGGCATTGGCGGGCCGCACGGAGGCCGCCGAGGGGCTGACCAAGGAAGCGACGACCTTCTATGACTATGTGGTGCAATTGGCCTTCGACGGCGGGGACGTGCCCGCCGATCGCCGCCAACGGTTAAAGGAGCTGATGAGCCGTATCGTGGAGATTTTGCAGGAGACGATCGGCATCATCGACTTTTGGAAGAAACCCATCGAGGTCAAGAAGCTCCGGGGACACATCGACACCGAGATTCTGTTGTCGAACATTCCGCAGGTCGTCGCGCGGCATGAACGAATCGCGGTCGAAATCGTCAAGCTCGCGGAACGACGGCACAACCAACTCACACAATGA
- a CDS encoding SprT family zinc-dependent metalloprotease, whose amino-acid sequence MSAPDKDIAYEIVRSRRTTADIVVERNGRILVRAPETVTDERIEAIVEAKRYWIYKTLAEWRDLNATRVIREYRNGEGFLYLGRSYRLSLVANQEEPLLLKGGRFYLRRDLVDRGEVTAAKAAFRDYFITRGLARIAERVRYYAPKVGVAPRRVDVRELGHRWASCSPRGDLAFHWKCMMAPPTIIDYIVVHELCHFHQLHHTEAFWNEVDKVLPNYRERKEWLRKNGAAMDV is encoded by the coding sequence ATGAGCGCACCTGACAAGGACATCGCCTACGAGATCGTGCGCAGCCGCCGCACCACGGCTGACATCGTGGTTGAGCGCAATGGCCGCATCCTCGTGCGTGCGCCCGAAACGGTCACGGACGAACGCATCGAGGCCATCGTCGAAGCCAAGCGCTACTGGATCTACAAGACCCTCGCCGAGTGGCGCGACCTCAACGCCACCAGGGTGATCCGGGAGTATCGCAACGGCGAGGGGTTTCTCTACCTCGGCCGCTCGTATCGGCTCTCCCTCGTGGCAAACCAGGAAGAGCCGTTGTTGCTGAAAGGCGGACGGTTCTATCTGCGCCGTGATTTGGTGGACCGTGGCGAGGTTACTGCCGCCAAGGCGGCCTTCCGTGATTATTTCATCACCCGCGGCCTGGCGCGTATCGCCGAACGGGTTCGCTACTATGCGCCGAAGGTCGGCGTCGCCCCGCGCCGCGTCGATGTGAGGGAGCTTGGCCACCGCTGGGCTTCCTGTTCGCCGAGGGGCGATCTCGCTTTTCATTGGAAGTGCATGATGGCGCCGCCAACCATCATCGACTACATCGTCGTTCACGAGCTGTGCCACTTCCACCAGCTTCACCACACCGAGGCCTTTTGGAACGAAGTGGATAAGGTCCTGCCGAATTACCGAGAGCGGAAGGAATGGTTAAGGAAGAACGGGGCGGCCATGGACGTGTGA
- a CDS encoding SLC13 family permease, with the protein GGPERRDEAYAHFDRWQTTKGLTVAAVLVAVFLTAPWPRELAALAGAGLLLLSRNLHSRRMLGLVDWELLVLFVGLFVVNRAFEQTGLTARAVQALAEVGLQLEQPGALFVLTFLLSNVVSNVPAVMLLLPLATHPMAGTLLALASTLAGNLLIVGSIANIIVVDAAERRGLAIDWRRHARVGVPVTLATLGISAAYLWLRLT; encoded by the coding sequence GGCGGGCCGGAGCGGCGCGACGAGGCCTACGCGCACTTCGATCGCTGGCAGACGACGAAGGGGCTGACCGTGGCGGCCGTCCTCGTCGCGGTCTTTTTGACCGCGCCCTGGCCGCGGGAGCTGGCGGCGCTCGCGGGCGCCGGCCTGCTGCTCCTGAGCCGCAATCTCCACTCGCGCCGGATGCTCGGGCTGGTGGACTGGGAGCTGCTCGTGCTCTTCGTCGGGCTCTTCGTCGTGAACCGCGCGTTCGAGCAGACGGGCCTGACGGCCCGGGCCGTGCAGGCGCTCGCCGAGGTCGGACTCCAGCTCGAGCAGCCGGGGGCGTTGTTCGTGCTGACGTTCCTGCTGAGCAACGTGGTGTCCAACGTGCCGGCGGTGATGCTGCTGCTGCCGCTGGCGACCCACCCGATGGCGGGCACTCTGCTGGCGCTCGCGAGCACGCTCGCGGGGAACCTGCTGATCGTCGGCAGCATCGCCAACATCATCGTGGTGGACGCGGCCGAACGGCGGGGCCTGGCCATTGACTGGCGCCGGCACGCGCGCGTCGGCGTGCCGGTCACGCTCGCAACGCTCGGGATCTCCGCCGCTTATCTGTGGCTCCGCCTCACGTAG
- a CDS encoding fatty acid cis/trans isomerase, whose amino-acid sequence MACRGPASRTVAEHFGVRRTSPDFWSHSDQLHRAYRARAPREAGLFDYNRLENR is encoded by the coding sequence ATGGCGTGTCGTGGACCTGCCTCGCGGACGGTCGCGGAACACTTCGGCGTGCGCCGGACCAGCCCGGATTTCTGGTCCCACAGCGACCAGCTCCACCGGGCCTACCGCGCGCGGGCGCCGCGCGAGGCGGGACTCTTCGACTACAACCGCCTGGAAAACCGCTGA
- a CDS encoding phosphate ABC transporter substrate-binding protein — protein MSARAWTCRTGLAALWLLALLVARPVLAADQPTVAPAAKPYAKADGLSGSLTIVGSDTLNNLMTLWAESFRKLYPAVAIRLEAKKTGAVPPALADGTAHLVHLSRLMDDGEVAKFQAKHGYRPTPYAVAVDALVVYVHKDNQLEGLTLDQVRAVFSKSPASSYDRVASWGQLSVGGEWENAPLRLYGRDAASGTTEFFKEHALARNELRDDVRLFTESAALVKALGEDRFGIGYSGLAAVSPDVRPVPLAADEFSPYVEPTFDNVKNRRYPLRRYLYVYVDQEPRKILRGKKPLPPVVREFLRYVYSQDGQAFVTKDGYFPVEDWIVERAQKTIK, from the coding sequence ATGAGCGCGCGTGCGTGGACCTGCCGGACCGGCCTGGCGGCCCTCTGGCTGCTGGCCCTATTGGTCGCCCGGCCCGTCCTTGCGGCGGACCAGCCGACGGTCGCCCCGGCCGCGAAGCCCTATGCCAAGGCGGACGGCCTCTCCGGCTCCCTGACGATCGTGGGCTCCGACACGCTCAACAACCTGATGACGCTCTGGGCGGAGAGCTTCCGCAAGCTGTACCCGGCCGTGGCCATCCGCCTGGAGGCCAAGAAGACCGGCGCCGTGCCGCCGGCGCTGGCGGACGGCACCGCGCACCTGGTCCACCTGTCACGGCTGATGGACGACGGGGAAGTCGCGAAGTTTCAGGCCAAGCACGGCTACCGGCCGACCCCCTACGCCGTCGCCGTGGACGCCCTGGTCGTGTACGTGCACAAGGACAACCAACTGGAAGGGCTGACGCTGGACCAGGTGCGCGCCGTCTTCTCGAAGAGCCCCGCCTCCAGCTACGACCGGGTCGCCAGTTGGGGACAGCTCTCCGTCGGCGGCGAGTGGGAAAACGCGCCCCTGCGCCTCTACGGTCGGGATGCGGCCTCCGGCACGACCGAATTCTTCAAGGAACATGCCCTGGCCAGGAACGAGCTCCGGGACGACGTCAGGCTGTTCACCGAGTCCGCCGCCCTCGTCAAGGCGCTCGGCGAGGACCGTTTCGGCATCGGCTACAGCGGGCTCGCGGCCGTCAGTCCCGACGTCCGGCCGGTGCCCCTGGCCGCGGACGAGTTCTCACCCTACGTCGAGCCCACCTTCGACAACGTGAAGAACCGCCGCTACCCGCTCCGGCGCTACCTTTACGTCTACGTGGACCAGGAGCCCCGGAAAATCCTGCGTGGTAAGAAGCCTCTCCCGCCCGTCGTCCGCGAGTTCCTCCGCTACGTCTACAGCCAGGACGGCCAGGCCTTCGTCACCAAGGACGGCTACTTTCCGGTCGAGGACTGGATCGTCGAGCGCGCGCAGAAGACGATCAAGTAG
- a CDS encoding RNA-binding protein, translating into MSTKLYVGGLPYSTTEAQLAELFGQQGNVQSARVITDKFTGQSRGFGFVEMATAEEAERAITALNGTQLGGRSITVNEAKPQEKSGGGRFGGGRGSRF; encoded by the coding sequence ATGAGTACCAAGTTGTATGTGGGTGGCTTGCCCTATTCCACCACCGAGGCGCAGCTCGCCGAGCTGTTCGGCCAGCAGGGCAACGTGCAGTCGGCGCGGGTCATCACCGACAAGTTCACCGGGCAGTCGCGCGGCTTCGGGTTCGTGGAAATGGCCACGGCCGAGGAGGCCGAACGGGCCATCACCGCGCTGAACGGCACCCAGTTGGGCGGCCGGTCCATCACGGTGAACGAGGCCAAGCCCCAGGAGAAGTCCGGCGGCGGGCGCTTCGGCGGTGGCCGCGGGAGCCGGTTCTAA
- a CDS encoding 2,3-bisphosphoglycerate-dependent phosphoglycerate mutase, with protein sequence MSRLVLLRHGESQWNLENRFTGWVDVPLSPKGEQEAREAGEKLKGYRFDRAYVSVLKRAIDTLRIVLEVIGQTGIPIEKDQALNERLYGELQGLNKAETARKYGEQQVKLWRRSYDVRPPGGESLKDTAERVLPYYESHIRPDLLAGRTILVSAHGNSLRALVMHLDGLTREQVLELNIPTGVPLLYEFDQAGNVRERRYL encoded by the coding sequence ATGAGTCGGCTGGTGCTGCTTCGGCACGGGGAGTCGCAGTGGAACCTGGAGAACCGGTTCACCGGGTGGGTGGACGTGCCGCTCTCGCCCAAGGGCGAGCAGGAGGCGCGCGAGGCGGGCGAGAAGCTGAAGGGCTACCGGTTCGATCGCGCCTACGTCTCCGTGCTCAAGCGCGCGATCGACACGCTGCGGATCGTGCTCGAGGTGATCGGCCAGACCGGGATTCCGATCGAGAAAGACCAAGCGCTGAACGAGCGGCTGTACGGGGAGCTGCAGGGCCTGAACAAGGCGGAAACGGCCAGAAAGTACGGAGAGCAGCAGGTGAAGCTCTGGCGGCGCAGCTATGACGTGCGCCCGCCCGGCGGGGAGAGCCTCAAGGACACGGCGGAGCGGGTCCTCCCCTACTATGAATCGCACATCCGGCCGGACCTGCTCGCCGGGCGCACGATCCTCGTGTCCGCGCACGGCAACAGCCTGCGGGCCCTCGTCATGCACCTGGACGGGTTGACCAGGGAGCAGGTCCTCGAGCTCAACATCCCGACCGGCGTGCCGCTGCTCTACGAGTTCGATCAGGCCGGGAACGTCCGCGAGCGGCGCTACCTCTGA
- a CDS encoding DUF2628 domain-containing protein — translation MKSCVSCQGQNPDEARFCSQCGATFPAAEAEPAARAAASEEEHWRAFIGQNADRYLEQFRKFSEGATPRFALTWHWPAFLFDPFLWFLYRKMYLYALIYAIGPVVSAYFTGDITVGIVWRIIAAGSANYLYYWHVKEHVAELRKAAGFDQARLERSLHEEGGVQPYVIWVGVALHLLLLALILAAIKEGPPEKGKLPLERGERAAVRLFVASAS, via the coding sequence ATGAAATCCTGTGTCTCCTGCCAGGGACAGAACCCCGACGAGGCTCGGTTCTGCAGTCAATGCGGCGCGACCTTTCCCGCCGCCGAGGCGGAGCCGGCCGCTCGGGCGGCGGCGTCCGAGGAGGAGCATTGGCGGGCTTTCATCGGGCAGAACGCCGATCGTTACCTGGAGCAATTCCGCAAGTTCTCCGAGGGCGCGACCCCGCGCTTCGCCCTCACCTGGCATTGGCCCGCGTTTCTATTCGATCCCTTCCTCTGGTTCCTCTACCGCAAGATGTACCTCTACGCGCTCATCTACGCGATCGGGCCGGTGGTCTCGGCCTACTTCACCGGCGACATCACGGTCGGGATCGTCTGGCGCATCATCGCGGCGGGCAGCGCCAACTACCTCTACTATTGGCACGTGAAGGAGCACGTCGCCGAGCTGCGCAAGGCCGCGGGCTTCGACCAGGCGCGGCTCGAGCGGTCGCTGCACGAAGAAGGCGGCGTCCAGCCCTATGTGATCTGGGTGGGAGTCGCGCTGCACCTGCTCCTGCTGGCGCTGATCCTCGCCGCGATCAAGGAGGGCCCGCCGGAGAAGGGCAAGCTGCCGCTCGAGCGGGGGGAGCGGGCTGCCGTCCGCCTCTTTGTCGCTTCAGCGTCTTGA